In Fusobacterium massiliense, a single window of DNA contains:
- a CDS encoding rhodanese-like domain-containing protein produces MIEIIDNITAYFDDDVNKIIYKDLKLGGMPEEEIEKNFKNRYRDLPMLEINIFQLNEYKFGSIGFTERELQGLKFEFLSEKLISNDYNGENPTNKVVYVKILFDEESKKILGCQIVNEKNVETRLKAVKTIIEKAGTMIDLMKYQVNPTDNEWNPDILNILAMMASQKEEESNDVCALDIDELVKNKKFLLDVREDYEYEAGHIKGAVNMPLREILMKKDSLPKDEDIYVYCRSNHRSLDATNFMRTLGFTKVHNVLGGYIDISFNEFYKDKGNLENSILTNYNFD; encoded by the coding sequence ATGATAGAAATTATAGATAATATCACAGCATATTTTGATGATGATGTTAATAAGATAATATATAAAGATTTAAAATTAGGTGGAATGCCTGAAGAAGAAATTGAAAAGAATTTTAAAAATAGATATAGAGATTTACCTATGCTTGAAATAAATATTTTTCAATTAAATGAATATAAATTTGGAAGTATAGGTTTTACAGAAAGAGAACTTCAAGGTTTAAAATTTGAATTTTTATCTGAAAAGTTAATATCGAATGATTACAATGGAGAAAATCCTACAAATAAGGTTGTCTATGTAAAAATTCTATTTGATGAAGAAAGCAAAAAAATATTAGGTTGCCAAATAGTAAATGAAAAAAATGTTGAAACTAGGTTAAAAGCAGTTAAAACAATAATTGAAAAAGCAGGGACTATGATAGATTTGATGAAATATCAAGTTAATCCAACAGATAATGAATGGAATCCCGATATTTTAAATATACTTGCTATGATGGCTAGTCAAAAAGAAGAAGAAAGCAATGATGTTTGTGCTTTAGATATTGATGAACTAGTAAAAAATAAAAAATTTTTATTAGATGTTAGAGAAGATTATGAATATGAAGCAGGACATATTAAAGGAGCAGTTAATATGCCACTTAGAGAAATCTTAATGAAAAAAGATAGTCTTCCTAAAGATGAAGATATTTATGTATATTGTAGAAGTAACCATAGAAGTCTTGATGCAACAAATTTTATGAGAACTTTAGGATTTACTAAAGTACATAATGTGTTAGGTGGTTATATAGATATATCATTCAATGAATTTTATAAAGATAAGGGAAATTTAGAAAATAGTATTTTAACAAATTATAATTTTGATTAA